The following proteins are co-located in the Tardibacter chloracetimidivorans genome:
- a CDS encoding ATP-binding protein, which yields MNIDKPEAKSRLLDDVVAFLNRGAARIIVGVEEKGDR from the coding sequence GTGAACATCGACAAGCCGGAGGCCAAGTCCCGGCTGCTCGACGATGTCGTAGCCTTTCTGAACCGGGGCGCAGCCCGCATCATCGTGGGCGTCGAGGAAAAGGGGGACCGGTGA
- a CDS encoding IS110 family transposase, translating to MTETVKYVGLDVHKETIAVAVADEERGGEVRFVGTVANEDDAVRKLVKRLTAPGVRLSVCYEAGPCGYGLHRLLTKLGQACIVIAPSMMPRRPGDHVKTDRRDAMTLARLLRAGELTAIWVPDEAHEAVRDLIRARRSAQEDATGAKQTVRSFLLRHDRRFGGKAAWTKMYWRWLSEQRFDFPHQQLAFEEMQKRVLEAQARVGRLEAALGEAVDAWRFAPLVRNLQVLRGIRLVSAATLVAEVGDLTRFDNPKQLMAYVGLVPSEHSSGARTKRGRITRAGNAQARTMLIEAGWSYRLPAREERRYRERVIDLPEEIQAIGWKAQVRLCQRYRRLAAAGKPQPKVTTAIARELVGYAWDIARRVPPAVAA from the coding sequence ATGACGGAGACAGTAAAATACGTCGGTCTGGACGTGCACAAGGAAACCATCGCGGTCGCAGTTGCCGATGAAGAGCGCGGAGGCGAGGTGCGTTTCGTCGGTACGGTTGCCAACGAGGACGATGCGGTCAGAAAGCTGGTCAAGCGGCTGACGGCGCCGGGCGTGAGGTTGAGCGTCTGCTACGAGGCTGGTCCTTGCGGCTATGGCCTGCACCGGCTGCTGACGAAACTGGGGCAGGCTTGTATCGTCATCGCTCCCTCGATGATGCCACGACGGCCAGGTGATCATGTGAAGACCGACCGGCGTGACGCAATGACCCTGGCCCGACTGTTGCGTGCCGGCGAGCTTACCGCGATCTGGGTTCCGGACGAGGCGCACGAGGCGGTGCGTGATCTGATCCGCGCCCGACGCAGCGCACAGGAAGATGCCACCGGGGCCAAACAGACCGTGCGTAGCTTCCTGCTGCGGCACGATCGTCGTTTCGGCGGCAAGGCGGCCTGGACGAAGATGTATTGGCGGTGGTTGTCCGAACAGCGGTTCGACTTCCCCCATCAGCAGCTGGCGTTCGAGGAGATGCAGAAGCGGGTCCTGGAGGCGCAGGCGCGGGTTGGACGGCTCGAGGCGGCGCTGGGCGAAGCGGTGGATGCATGGCGTTTCGCGCCGCTGGTCCGCAATCTTCAGGTCCTGCGCGGCATCAGGCTGGTCAGCGCCGCGACGCTGGTCGCCGAGGTCGGTGATCTGACCCGCTTCGACAATCCCAAGCAGTTGATGGCCTATGTCGGCTTGGTGCCGTCCGAGCATTCCAGCGGTGCCCGGACCAAGCGTGGTCGGATCACGCGCGCGGGTAACGCGCAGGCACGCACCATGCTGATCGAGGCTGGCTGGTCGTATCGACTGCCCGCTCGCGAGGAACGCCGCTATCGTGAGCGCGTCATCGACTTACCCGAAGAGATCCAGGCGATTGGATGGAAGGCGCAGGTTCGTCTCTGCCAGCGCTACCGTCGCCTCGCGGCCGCAGGCAAGCCCCAGCCCAAGGTGACCACCGCGATTGCGCGTGAACTGGTCGGCTATGCTTGGGACATCGCCCGACGCGTACCACCGGCGGTCGCCGCTTGA
- a CDS encoding type II toxin-antitoxin system RelB/DinJ family antitoxin, producing the protein MAATAFVRARIDETVKDEAAAVLAELGLTVSDVVRMTLTRVAKDHALPFELKVPNAETRAAIEASRATMKARRARFTDAQELFDALDQEARQQ; encoded by the coding sequence ATGGCCGCTACCGCTTTCGTGCGCGCGCGCATCGACGAAACAGTGAAGGATGAAGCCGCCGCCGTGCTGGCCGAGCTGGGGCTGACCGTCTCGGATGTGGTCCGCATGACCCTCACGCGGGTCGCCAAGGATCATGCGTTGCCGTTCGAGCTGAAGGTGCCGAACGCCGAGACGCGCGCCGCGATCGAGGCGTCCCGCGCGACGATGAAGGCCCGCCGCGCCCGTTTCACCGATGCTCAGGAACTATTCGATGCCCTCGACCAAGAAGCCCGCCAGCAGTAA
- a CDS encoding type II toxin-antitoxin system YafQ family toxin, with amino-acid sequence MPSTKKPASSKRASFPREASYEKRFVKDWERLSRSGRYNMKQLKEAMMMLIANDAPLGPEWLDHPLKGDWSDHRECHIGGDFLLIYTIEGNLVNFVRAGTHAELFE; translated from the coding sequence ATGCCCTCGACCAAGAAGCCCGCCAGCAGTAAGCGGGCTTCGTTCCCAAGAGAGGCGTCCTACGAAAAAAGGTTCGTCAAGGATTGGGAGCGGCTGTCGCGCAGCGGGCGCTACAACATGAAACAGCTCAAGGAGGCGATGATGATGCTCATCGCCAACGATGCGCCGTTAGGCCCGGAATGGCTGGATCATCCGCTGAAAGGCGATTGGAGCGATCATCGCGAGTGCCATATCGGCGGCGATTTCCTGCTGATCTATACGATTGAGGGGAATCTGGTGAACTTCGTGCGCGCCGGCACTCATGCGGAACTGTTTGAATAG
- a CDS encoding histidine phosphatase family protein encodes MRVIFIRHGESTGNAGVPCNDLATIALTERGHEQAREVAASWTQAPALIVTSPYTRTQQTAAPTIARFPGVPVEVWPIEEFTYLQPARWNGTRSAERMPHLERYWSAADPDYCDGEGAESFATLLRRCKTGLDRLAAMPAGSLVYVFGHGQFIQAARAIVADAHLDDRAKMRVFWRKGEPPAISNAQRVEFHWQGGRWECASAFTA; translated from the coding sequence ATGCGCGTAATCTTCATCCGCCACGGCGAATCCACCGGCAACGCGGGCGTGCCCTGCAATGATCTCGCGACCATCGCGCTGACGGAGCGCGGCCACGAACAGGCGCGCGAAGTCGCGGCGAGCTGGACGCAAGCGCCCGCGCTCATCGTCACGTCACCCTATACGCGCACGCAGCAGACGGCCGCGCCGACGATCGCGCGCTTTCCCGGCGTGCCGGTGGAAGTGTGGCCGATAGAAGAGTTCACCTATCTGCAACCGGCGCGCTGGAACGGCACGCGCAGTGCGGAGCGGATGCCGCACCTCGAACGCTATTGGAGCGCGGCCGATCCTGATTATTGCGACGGGGAAGGGGCCGAGAGCTTCGCCACCCTGCTACGCCGCTGCAAGACGGGCCTAGACCGCCTCGCCGCCATGCCTGCTGGATCACTGGTCTATGTGTTCGGGCATGGGCAATTCATCCAGGCCGCGCGGGCGATCGTCGCCGACGCCCATCTGGATGACCGGGCCAAGATGCGGGTGTTCTGGCGCAAGGGCGAGCCGCCCGCGATCAGCAACGCGCAGCGGGTAGAATTTCACTGGCAAGGCGGGCGCTGGGAATGTGCGTCGGCGTTCACGGCATAA
- a CDS encoding recombinase family protein, whose protein sequence is MIYGYARVSTNSQDLAQQLAQLEAAGCTKTYREKISGASAERPQLKRAIGALDPGDVLMVTATDRLARNTRDLLNILHAVKEAGAGFRSIAEPMLDTTSQLAEVVIAVLGVAASYERQRIAERTSAGRAQAKARGVKFGRKSALTPHQQAEAQRKLDAGDTQRTVAALFNVSQATISRLQGRP, encoded by the coding sequence ATGATTTACGGCTATGCGCGCGTCTCGACCAACAGCCAAGACCTGGCCCAGCAGCTCGCCCAGCTTGAGGCCGCCGGCTGCACGAAAACCTACCGCGAGAAGATCAGCGGCGCGTCGGCCGAGCGCCCCCAGCTCAAGCGCGCGATCGGCGCGCTCGATCCCGGCGACGTGCTGATGGTGACGGCGACCGATCGCCTCGCCCGCAACACGCGCGACCTGCTCAACATCCTCCACGCGGTCAAAGAGGCCGGTGCCGGCTTCCGCTCGATCGCCGAGCCGATGCTGGACACAACTTCGCAGCTCGCCGAGGTGGTCATTGCCGTTTTGGGCGTTGCGGCCAGCTACGAGCGCCAGCGGATCGCCGAGCGCACCAGCGCCGGTCGCGCCCAGGCCAAGGCGCGCGGCGTCAAGTTCGGCCGCAAGAGCGCCCTCACCCCGCACCAGCAGGCCGAGGCGCAGCGCAAGCTCGACGCCGGCGACACCCAGCGCACCGTTGCGGCGCTGTTCAACGTCAGCCAGGCGACGATTTCGCGGCTACAGGGGCGGCCATGA
- a CDS encoding PRC-barrel domain-containing protein: MATDETNRLIASNKVEGTAVYDRNGNRLGSVYNFMVDKRAGRVEYAVMSFGGFLGIGEEYHPLPWDQLTYDTNQGGYVVDLTKERLEGAPRYRAGEEPAFDRTYGEQVYGYYGSTYPI; encoded by the coding sequence ATTGCTACCGATGAAACCAACCGACTGATCGCCTCCAACAAGGTCGAGGGCACGGCGGTCTACGACCGCAATGGCAACCGGCTCGGCTCGGTTTACAACTTCATGGTCGATAAGCGCGCAGGCCGCGTCGAATATGCGGTCATGTCCTTTGGCGGCTTCCTCGGCATCGGCGAGGAATATCATCCGCTGCCTTGGGACCAGCTCACCTATGACACGAACCAGGGCGGCTATGTCGTCGATCTGACGAAGGAACGGCTCGAAGGCGCGCCGCGCTATCGGGCGGGCGAGGAACCCGCCTTCGATCGGACCTATGGCGAGCAGGTCTATGGCTATTACGGCTCGACCTATCCCATCTGA
- a CDS encoding globin domain-containing protein, whose amino-acid sequence MSKPLSPETMALVKATAPALQQHGVEITTRMYQRLFVDPEIKALFDMAAHESGAQPKRLAAAILAFAQNVDKLDVLKPAIERIAARHVETHIKPEHYPAVANALLPAIRDILGEAATDEILNAWGEAYWFLADILINREAQLYQTEAA is encoded by the coding sequence ATGTCCAAACCGCTCTCCCCCGAAACAATGGCTTTGGTGAAAGCTACGGCGCCTGCGCTCCAGCAGCACGGCGTGGAGATTACCACGCGCATGTATCAGCGCCTGTTCGTCGATCCGGAGATCAAGGCGCTGTTCGACATGGCCGCGCACGAATCCGGCGCGCAGCCTAAGCGGCTAGCGGCCGCGATCCTCGCCTTCGCGCAGAACGTCGATAAGCTCGACGTGCTGAAACCCGCGATCGAGCGCATCGCCGCGCGCCATGTCGAGACCCATATCAAGCCCGAACATTATCCTGCGGTCGCCAATGCGCTGCTGCCGGCGATCCGCGACATATTGGGCGAGGCGGCAACCGATGAGATTCTGAACGCTTGGGGGGAGGCCTACTGGTTCCTGGCCGATATCCTTATCAACCGTGAGGCGCAGCTCTACCAGACCGAGGCGGCATAA
- a CDS encoding sensor histidine kinase: MVDTETRIRELEHRFRNILTVVRSLVSQSLQAADSIEDARSTIDERLAALGNATEQLLSHNWQAAPLPALAENALGHFTLYAERLRLDGPTVTIGPKAAMTLTLAFHELATNAIKYGALSNETGTIELTWKVLGSGTEAELWMRWAERGGPPVVRPERRGFGSRLICTAASRSLRGRAELEFPVSGVVWTLLAPMTAVEL, translated from the coding sequence ATGGTCGATACTGAAACCCGGATTCGTGAGCTTGAGCATCGGTTCAGGAACATTCTCACTGTCGTTCGTTCCCTTGTCAGCCAGAGCTTGCAGGCGGCCGATTCGATCGAAGACGCCCGATCGACCATTGACGAGCGATTGGCGGCGCTGGGCAACGCGACCGAGCAGCTTCTATCCCACAACTGGCAGGCGGCGCCCCTGCCCGCGCTGGCGGAAAATGCGCTGGGCCACTTCACCCTCTACGCGGAGCGGCTCCGCCTCGACGGCCCCACGGTCACGATCGGCCCCAAGGCGGCGATGACGTTGACCCTCGCCTTTCACGAGCTGGCAACGAACGCGATCAAATATGGTGCGCTGTCCAACGAAACAGGCACGATCGAGCTGACGTGGAAAGTGCTGGGATCGGGCACCGAGGCCGAGCTTTGGATGCGATGGGCCGAACGTGGCGGCCCGCCAGTCGTCAGGCCCGAGCGGCGGGGCTTTGGGTCGCGGCTGATATGCACGGCCGCGAGCCGCAGCTTGCGCGGTCGTGCCGAGCTGGAATTTCCCGTCTCGGGCGTCGTTTGGACCTTGCTCGCCCCTATGACTGCGGTCGAGCTATGA
- a CDS encoding response regulator → MTKQDGISGLRVLVVEDDYWVAATLVEIISEAGAEIVGPVDCVRDALAALDSSPHVASLDVQLGSETSFPIADELDRRGVPFIFATGAASMIPAAHASRPTCHKPASRELLIGALSRALNPA, encoded by the coding sequence ATGACTAAACAAGACGGGATCAGCGGCCTTCGCGTGCTGGTTGTCGAAGATGATTATTGGGTCGCGGCTACGCTGGTTGAGATAATATCTGAAGCCGGCGCGGAAATCGTCGGCCCTGTCGATTGCGTGCGGGATGCCCTCGCGGCGCTGGACTCGTCGCCTCATGTCGCCAGCCTCGATGTGCAACTTGGCTCCGAAACCTCGTTCCCGATCGCGGACGAACTGGACCGTCGCGGCGTGCCCTTCATCTTCGCCACGGGTGCGGCCAGCATGATCCCGGCTGCCCACGCCTCACGCCCGACCTGCCACAAGCCCGCTTCGCGCGAGCTGCTGATCGGTGCGCTTTCTCGCGCGCTCAACCCTGCCTAA
- a CDS encoding GGDEF domain-containing protein, protein MSSHLPVGRLADRRHSLPRERAWFAILLSVTALALANAHFPRIGLAPLYIPIVCAACWALGGRAGYLVAIVAAVLAVVPHLAELPGLSPALLGARMAVRAVTYGFVAAIVLSFRRSFDREHHLAARDRMTDALNKETFRERLIHRLDLAVPARQSFLLAILDLDDFKGINNRHGHVAGDEVLRAFAQGARKTIRREDDFGRIGGDEFAFLLPVHSAEEGVYFARLLHKRLSSVLAGTPHPVTCSMGALLISPDTPRDEPSLMHAVDQLMYAVKRAGKNAVEIGRAMTDRDRGTPVPSRPRVPIEACL, encoded by the coding sequence GTGAGTAGTCATCTGCCTGTCGGCCGCCTCGCCGATCGTCGTCATTCCCTGCCGCGCGAACGCGCCTGGTTCGCGATCCTCCTCAGCGTCACGGCGCTGGCGCTGGCGAACGCGCATTTTCCCCGGATTGGTCTCGCGCCGCTCTATATCCCGATCGTCTGCGCCGCCTGCTGGGCGCTGGGAGGCCGCGCCGGCTATTTGGTGGCGATCGTCGCGGCGGTCCTCGCCGTCGTGCCGCATCTCGCCGAACTTCCAGGGCTCTCCCCCGCCCTGCTCGGGGCAAGGATGGCCGTGCGCGCCGTCACCTATGGTTTCGTCGCCGCCATCGTTCTCAGCTTCCGCCGGTCCTTTGATCGGGAGCACCACCTGGCGGCGCGCGACCGCATGACCGATGCGCTCAACAAGGAGACGTTCCGCGAACGCCTGATCCATCGTCTCGATCTAGCGGTGCCTGCCCGGCAATCCTTCCTGCTCGCGATCCTCGATCTCGACGATTTCAAGGGCATCAATAACCGCCACGGCCATGTTGCCGGCGACGAGGTGCTGCGCGCCTTCGCGCAGGGCGCACGGAAGACCATCCGGCGCGAGGACGATTTCGGCCGGATCGGCGGCGACGAGTTCGCCTTTTTGCTTCCCGTCCATTCGGCCGAGGAAGGGGTGTATTTCGCCCGCTTGCTCCACAAGCGCCTGTCATCGGTTCTGGCCGGCACGCCTCATCCGGTGACGTGCAGCATGGGCGCGCTGCTCATCTCGCCCGATACCCCGCGTGACGAACCCTCGTTGATGCATGCGGTCGATCAGCTCATGTACGCGGTCAAGCGCGCTGGGAAGAACGCCGTGGAGATCGGCCGCGCAATGACCGATCGAGACCGGGGCACCCCTGTTCCGTCAAGGCCCCGGGTTCCCATCGAGGCATGTCTATGA
- a CDS encoding RNA polymerase sigma factor yields MPPDVPARVPLPIAMPDDAFGAALIEQAAALSAYARRLTGGGADADDLLQDTMLRCWTARASFAAGTSLAAWARTVMKNSFLTGRRRARFHADLPEEARDRMLRVDETQSLAVWLRDTDWALSELPPHQREAVLLASQGVSIEDGAAQLGIAPGTFKSRIARGRTRLRALIEERSTPLLADRTDRDMHPPAAKRPIHLRKKRDWRGVKIG; encoded by the coding sequence ATGCCGCCCGATGTGCCTGCCCGTGTTCCCTTGCCGATCGCCATGCCCGATGATGCGTTCGGAGCAGCGCTGATCGAGCAGGCGGCGGCGCTAAGCGCCTATGCGCGGCGACTGACTGGAGGCGGCGCCGATGCCGACGACCTTCTGCAGGACACCATGCTCCGGTGCTGGACCGCGCGCGCCAGCTTCGCGGCGGGAACAAGCCTCGCCGCCTGGGCGCGGACCGTGATGAAGAACAGCTTTCTCACCGGTCGCCGCCGCGCCCGCTTTCATGCCGACCTGCCCGAAGAGGCGCGCGACCGCATGCTACGGGTGGACGAGACCCAGAGCCTCGCCGTCTGGCTGCGGGATACGGATTGGGCGCTCAGCGAGCTTCCGCCCCACCAACGCGAGGCGGTGCTGCTGGCGAGCCAGGGCGTGTCCATCGAGGATGGCGCGGCGCAGCTCGGCATTGCCCCAGGCACATTCAAGAGCCGCATCGCACGCGGGCGGACTCGGCTGCGCGCCCTCATCGAGGAGCGATCGACGCCGCTGCTGGCCGACAGGACCGATCGCGATATGCACCCACCAGCGGCCAAGCGGCCCATCCACCTGCGGAAAAAACGGGACTGGCGGGGCGTCAAGATCGGCTGA
- a CDS encoding HdeD family acid-resistance protein translates to MTAMSFASPFSTGSAYARGSALLRRNWGWIVFRGALALLLGVVTILFPLNALFAFTLVFAAYAGADGILSLIAGVRGATKKEDRWWAMVLRGVIGIAAAVAVALMPELATLSYALVTLGVLIAWAFLTGAFEIAAAIRLRKEIKGEWLLGISGALSILLGVWVWAMLWLYPIASILSVAWVIAAWAFFAGFTLISLGIRLKRLQAVENGLESRSDETK, encoded by the coding sequence ATGACCGCAATGTCTTTTGCCTCCCCCTTCTCCACGGGGAGCGCTTATGCTCGGGGTTCTGCGCTGCTGAGGCGGAACTGGGGTTGGATTGTGTTCCGTGGTGCCCTGGCCCTATTGCTGGGCGTAGTCACTATCCTGTTTCCGCTGAATGCTCTGTTCGCTTTCACCCTCGTGTTTGCCGCTTATGCCGGCGCAGACGGCATCCTGTCGCTGATCGCGGGTGTACGGGGGGCGACGAAGAAGGAGGATCGCTGGTGGGCGATGGTCCTGCGCGGCGTGATCGGCATCGCGGCCGCGGTGGCCGTTGCGCTGATGCCCGAGCTCGCAACCCTAAGCTATGCGCTGGTCACGCTGGGCGTGCTGATCGCCTGGGCGTTCCTTACCGGTGCTTTTGAGATCGCCGCCGCTATCCGGCTGCGCAAGGAGATCAAGGGCGAATGGCTGCTCGGGATCTCTGGCGCGCTGTCGATCCTGCTGGGTGTGTGGGTGTGGGCCATGCTGTGGCTCTACCCGATCGCTAGCATCCTCTCGGTGGCGTGGGTGATTGCGGCCTGGGCCTTCTTCGCCGGCTTTACGCTGATCAGCCTCGGCATCCGCCTGAAGCGACTTCAGGCTGTTGAGAATGGTCTTGAAAGCCGTTCTGACGAAACCAAATAA
- a CDS encoding Hsp20 family protein, which translates to MRTNYDFTPLRRSTVGFDRLFDLLENGLTSQVTDNYPPFDLVSEGEDRYRINMAVAGFRPGEIEVTAQQNLLVVSGRKQESEESRYIHRGIAARDFERRFGLADYVQVKNAELKDGMLSIELVREIPEAMKPRKISIGAAGENARRIEDSSANNNEKANDGAKQREAA; encoded by the coding sequence ATGAGGACCAACTATGACTTCACCCCGCTCCGGCGTTCGACTGTCGGGTTCGACCGGCTGTTCGACCTGCTCGAGAACGGTCTGACTTCGCAGGTTACCGACAACTATCCGCCGTTCGATCTCGTGAGCGAAGGTGAGGACCGCTACCGCATCAACATGGCGGTGGCCGGCTTCCGCCCCGGCGAGATCGAAGTGACCGCACAGCAGAATCTGCTCGTGGTCTCTGGTCGCAAGCAGGAAAGCGAGGAAAGCCGCTACATCCACCGCGGCATCGCCGCGCGTGACTTCGAGCGCCGCTTCGGCCTGGCGGATTATGTTCAGGTGAAGAATGCGGAGCTCAAGGATGGCATGCTCTCGATCGAGCTGGTGCGCGAGATCCCCGAGGCGATGAAGCCGCGGAAGATCAGCATCGGCGCGGCTGGTGAAAATGCCCGCCGGATCGAGGACTCGTCCGCGAACAATAACGAGAAGGCCAACGACGGCGCCAAGCAGCGCGAAGCTGCCTGA
- a CDS encoding Hsp20/alpha crystallin family protein: MSMRDLIPWRRQENPAPALFRDEERSPYVQLRREMDRLFEDFFRAPLVGGIGLSSNVQSWPYLEVKETDDQVIVTAELPGLTEKDVDVTVDDGVLTLRGKKKSEHQDKDRGWSERYYGRFERSIVLPDGADEENCQGVLRDGVLTVRMPKSQRTTRGRRIPLGDGATQH; encoded by the coding sequence ATGTCGATGCGTGATTTGATTCCGTGGCGCCGGCAGGAGAACCCGGCGCCCGCGCTCTTCCGCGACGAAGAGCGCAGCCCCTATGTCCAGCTCCGCCGAGAGATGGATCGCCTGTTCGAGGACTTTTTCCGGGCACCGCTCGTGGGCGGCATCGGCCTCTCCAGCAATGTGCAGAGCTGGCCGTATCTGGAGGTTAAGGAGACCGATGATCAGGTGATCGTCACCGCCGAGCTTCCCGGCCTGACCGAGAAGGATGTGGACGTCACCGTGGACGATGGCGTGCTGACGCTTCGGGGCAAGAAGAAGTCCGAGCACCAGGACAAGGATCGCGGCTGGTCCGAACGCTACTATGGCCGTTTCGAACGCTCGATCGTGCTGCCCGACGGCGCCGACGAGGAGAACTGCCAGGGCGTGCTACGCGATGGCGTGCTGACGGTGCGAATGCCCAAGTCGCAGCGGACGACGCGCGGTCGCAGGATACCGCTCGGCGACGGCGCGACGCAGCACTGA
- a CDS encoding trypsin-like peptidase domain-containing protein — translation MEDEAEGTVMVRSHRQSRGIWAAWALVLTFVGATLGGAAVEMLTSTAPAEATGQRAISSDAVPLNRLTLAPLVERVAPAVVNIAVLQSSPYAQNPLLRDPYYRLFLGVPDEALAPRISAGSGFVVDAERGLVVTNQHVVSHARAIAVGIGDRQVEAELLGSDPLTDIAVLRIPARGLKALPLGESAKAHVGDYVVAIGNPFEVGQTVTAGIISAVRAPSAGGPPYVQTDAPINPGNSGGPLINMRGEVIGINSAIIGPSGGNVGIGLAVPSDVARRVVERIAGTRLAAAADS, via the coding sequence GTGGAGGACGAAGCAGAGGGAACAGTCATGGTTCGATCCCACCGGCAATCCAGGGGCATCTGGGCAGCATGGGCTTTGGTGCTCACGTTCGTTGGCGCAACCCTTGGCGGCGCGGCCGTCGAGATGCTGACGAGCACCGCCCCGGCTGAAGCGACCGGGCAACGGGCGATATCGAGCGATGCCGTTCCCCTCAACCGATTGACGCTGGCGCCGCTGGTGGAGCGGGTCGCGCCTGCGGTGGTCAACATCGCCGTGCTGCAGAGTTCGCCCTATGCGCAGAACCCTCTGCTCCGGGATCCCTATTACCGCCTCTTTCTTGGTGTTCCTGACGAAGCCCTCGCGCCGCGCATATCGGCCGGATCGGGGTTTGTGGTTGACGCCGAACGCGGGCTGGTGGTGACCAACCAGCATGTCGTCTCACATGCGCGCGCAATCGCTGTCGGCATCGGCGATCGACAGGTCGAGGCGGAACTGCTCGGGAGCGATCCACTGACCGACATCGCCGTCCTGAGAATCCCCGCAAGAGGGCTGAAGGCCCTGCCGCTCGGCGAGTCAGCGAAGGCCCATGTCGGCGACTATGTCGTGGCGATCGGCAACCCCTTCGAGGTGGGCCAGACCGTCACCGCCGGCATCATCAGCGCGGTACGGGCGCCGTCCGCGGGGGGGCCGCCCTATGTTCAGACCGATGCCCCGATCAATCCAGGGAACTCGGGGGGGCCGCTGATCAACATGCGCGGCGAGGTCATCGGCATCAACAGCGCAATCATCGGCCCCAGCGGCGGAAATGTCGGCATCGGGCTCGCTGTGCCTTCCGACGTTGCGCGGAGAGTTGTCGAACGGATCGCGGGCACGAGGCTGGCTGCTGCCGCCGATAGCTGA
- a CDS encoding lytic transglycosylase domain-containing protein, producing MRALLLASTLFIVDSGAALAATQRAASPVRSVQLISMTGRSDVAADGKDGTAEPSMEGPAEAVIADVEGFRVHDLSRRWVEYQMGERLAAEAGATTAVAEEDPFAPVGVAQLGAPASQTAAFAPFSAIAVPAWMRGGPVFAAAATTFVPGCSPTGYRRSGFLPADAEVRRQTYFSMMSNVACEYGIPVGLFDAMIIRESRYNASAVSPKSAFGLTQLMPGTAAGLGVNRYDVEQNLRGGARYLRQQLDRFGAYHLALAAYNAGPGRVRNGSVPRIVETQDYVSNVLLNWSRLSGISRVATIQTSASPAPRREPFVRAATVSSF from the coding sequence ATGCGTGCGTTGTTGCTCGCGAGCACACTTTTCATCGTTGATAGCGGGGCCGCGCTCGCGGCGACCCAACGCGCCGCTTCGCCGGTGCGCAGCGTCCAGCTGATCAGCATGACGGGGCGGTCGGACGTCGCCGCCGACGGTAAGGATGGGACGGCCGAGCCCAGCATGGAGGGTCCGGCCGAGGCCGTCATAGCGGATGTGGAGGGTTTCCGGGTCCACGATCTGAGCCGTCGCTGGGTCGAGTATCAGATGGGTGAAAGACTCGCGGCAGAGGCCGGCGCAACGACGGCGGTCGCGGAGGAGGACCCCTTTGCCCCGGTCGGTGTTGCCCAGCTCGGCGCCCCGGCCAGTCAGACGGCGGCATTTGCTCCATTTTCCGCGATCGCCGTGCCGGCATGGATGCGCGGCGGCCCGGTTTTCGCTGCGGCTGCCACGACCTTCGTCCCCGGATGCTCGCCGACGGGTTACCGGCGAAGCGGCTTCCTGCCCGCCGATGCCGAAGTCCGCCGCCAGACATATTTCTCGATGATGAGCAACGTCGCCTGCGAATACGGGATTCCAGTCGGGCTGTTCGATGCGATGATCATTCGGGAGAGCCGCTACAACGCCTCCGCGGTGTCCCCGAAAAGCGCATTTGGCCTCACGCAGCTGATGCCTGGGACGGCCGCCGGTCTTGGCGTGAACCGCTACGACGTGGAGCAGAATCTTCGTGGCGGAGCGCGGTATCTGCGTCAGCAGCTCGACCGGTTCGGTGCCTATCACCTCGCCTTGGCGGCCTACAATGCCGGGCCCGGGCGCGTCAGGAACGGGAGTGTGCCGCGGATCGTCGAGACCCAGGATTATGTCTCGAACGTCCTGCTCAACTGGTCTCGGCTCAGCGGCATTTCGAGAGTTGCGACCATCCAGACGAGTGCATCGCCGGCACCGCGCCGTGAACCATTCGTTCGCGCCGCCACGGTGTCGAGCTTCTGA
- a CDS encoding TrbC/VirB2 family protein translates to MQSLLNRSGRMEMAILALAVMLFALLWFAGPAFAGADTTFDTALTKFTDFLEGSGGKVITVLSLAGGIVALASGRFSMGQIAIPVGVGVGAGTGIPIVTSTVTATI, encoded by the coding sequence ATGCAGTCTCTGCTGAATCGGAGCGGGCGCATGGAGATGGCGATCCTCGCCCTCGCTGTGATGCTGTTCGCGCTCCTGTGGTTCGCCGGGCCGGCCTTTGCCGGGGCGGATACCACGTTCGACACGGCCCTCACGAAGTTCACCGACTTTCTCGAGGGGTCGGGCGGCAAGGTCATTACCGTGCTGTCGCTCGCCGGCGGCATCGTGGCGCTCGCCTCGGGCCGCTTCTCCATGGGTCAGATCGCCATTCCGGTCGGCGTCGGTGTCGGCGCCGGCACGGGCATTCCGATCGTCACCTCGACGGTGACGGCGACGATCTAA